A part of Kryptolebias marmoratus isolate JLee-2015 linkage group LG8, ASM164957v2, whole genome shotgun sequence genomic DNA contains:
- the srsf6a gene encoding serine and arginine rich splicing factor 6a, whose translation MPRVYIGRLSYHIREKDIQRFFSGYGKLMEIDLKNGYGFVEFEDSRDADDAVYELNGKELCGERVIVEHARGPRRDREPYGGGGGGGGGGGGGGGGGGGGGGYWGGGRSSGYSSRSRSGRDKYGPPVRTEYRLIVENLSSRCSWQDLKDFMRQAGEVTYADAHKERTNEGVIEFRSYSDMKRALDKLDGTDINGRKIRLVEDRPRKRRSYSGSRSRSRSRRRSRSRSHSRSRSRSRSHSRSGSRSNKRRRHSRSRSERKSRSKSGERKSRSRTNRSRSRSQKSKSRSQSRKSRSRSAERKSKSRSKSRSKVKSERDSRSRSKELSGEKKSRSRSASPVENGKEERAAKSASRSPSPQEADRRSKSREKRSASRSVSRSRSRSRSRSASRD comes from the exons atgcCGCGAGTTTACATCGGGCGGCTGAGCTATCATATCCGCGAAAAAGACATTCAGCGTTTTTTCAGCGGATATGGGAAACTCATGGAGATCGATTTGAAAAACGG CTACGGATTCGTGGAGTTTGAAGACAGCCGGGACGCCGACGACGCCGTGTACGAGCTGAACGGGAAGGAGCTGTGCGGGGAGCGGGTGATCGTCGAGCATGCCCGGGGCCCGCGGCGGGACCGGGAGCCctacggcggcggcggcggcggcggaggtggtggaggaggaggcggcggcggcggaggaggaggaggtggttaCTGGGGCGGTGGGCGCA gtagCGGTTACAGCAGCAGGAGCCGCTCGGGCCGGGACAAGTATGGGCCGCCGGTTCGTACAGAGTACCGCCTTATTGTGGAGAACTTGTCCAGCCGCTGCAGTTGGCAGGACCTGAAG GATTTCATGCGTCAGGCAGGCGAGGTAACTTACGCCGACGCCCACAAGGAACGAACCAACGAGGGGGTGATTGAGTTCAGGAGCTACTCTGACATGAAGAGGGCTCTGGACAAGTTGGACGGGACGGACATCAACGGGCGCAAGATTCGTCTGGTGGAGGACAGACCTCGCAAACGGAGGTCCTACTCCGGCAGCCGCTCCAG atcTCGTAGTCGCCGCCGCTCCCGCAGCAGAAGCCACAGTCGCTCAAGGAGTCGCTCCAGGTCCCACTCCAG gTCTGGTTCCCGTAGCAACAAGAGGAGGCGTCATTCCCGCTCCAGGTCTGAAAGGAAGTCTCGCTCCAAGTCCGGAGAAAGGAAGTCACGTTCTCGCACCAACAGGTCCCGCTCTCGGTCTCAGAAGTCCAAATCCCGTTCCCAGTCTCGCAAATCTCGCTCCCGCTCAGCCGAGAGGAAGTCGAAGTCCCGCTCAAAGAGTCGTTCTAAGGTGAAGTCAGAGCGGGATTCTCGCAGCCGATCAAAGGAGCTGTCCGGTGAGAAGAAATCCCGGAGCCGCTCGGCTTCCCCCGTCGAGAACGGGAAAGAGGAGCGCGCCGCCAAATCCGCCTCCCGCTCGCCATCGCCGCAGGAAGCCGACCGCCGGTCCAAGTCCAGGGAGAAACGGTCGGCGTCTCGCTCAGTGTCCCGCTCTAGGTCCCGCTCACGGTCAAGATCCGCCTCTCGGGATtag